gatgatgaCCTTTACATTCATTTCTTCGCGCAATTCTAATATGTGGTATTCAAATATTCATATTTCAATATATAGAAATCTGACTGAATTTGCCAGAACGTGGCTAAcgaaatttcaagtgcattttaacaatttgacatctaagtcgaatggaaaacagtgaaaagTCACTAGCTAAGGCTCAACAATCAGAACTCTGTTGCTAGCAACTCTGTTGCGAGGAGGTAAACAACACTGGAAACGTTGGGAATGTATAACTTTTTAGTCAGTCAAACCATGAGGCCCATGGCTAAGTCTCTGCCGAAAATCCACAATCTTTGAGTACAGAATAGGCTTTCTAAGACAAAATCGCCTACACTAAACACTCACGAAGCTTTTTTATACTTGGCACAAAGGTTCCTGGTAACACGAGCTCAACTACAAACCTACAAAGTTTTGTCTGTTAACACCTTCGGTAAATCACACAACAAACCACTTTCGCGGCAATCACAACACTTCCGAAaaccactcatgatatttccACACTCAACACAGGAAAGACATCGTCAAATTACTCCCtaaaactctcgctttctccacataaatcttCACATGGAAACTTTTCTCGACTCACACAGTCGATatattcaagatcccggatgtaaACCAGCGGTTGAAAAGGAGACATGGGACCCCCGCCTTCAAAACAAGTCCTTGgtctggtcagaaatcagcatcaATTTCCATCTCGCCGAATAGATCTCACCCCTAGAACCTACTTTGTGAAGCCAAAGACTTGTTACTGCCAACAACAATCCTCGCAATATCCAATCTTTCCGTCTCAATCCTGGGGTCAGTCTTTCACCCGTGTAGCccgaaatgagacgaaatacgagATGATATTGGACGCAGCAGACTTTGCCAGTCGTGAgaattgttccttcataaggcttaatgatgccttccggaaatCTTTGCTCAAGGCAGCCAAAAAAACTCTAAGACAACCCACTATGAGAACCAAGGTTCAGTGTCCTCAAGATAGCACGTGGAGTGTCATGACGGATGGCGGCATGAAGTAGGTTCTGTAATGTCGATGTTATGGGTGAAGTCAAGAGGTTTAGACAAGAAAATCTAAGGTTGAAGGATCAAATCCAAGCTTTATCCAAAGAGGTTGATAAAACTTTTGCTTCAACAGAGTTCCATACAATTAGCGGGTGAATCACCATAACTAACGCGAACGCTACTCCGAGTCGTGAAGATGAGAAGAGCTTAAGCTTCCTTAGCGATAAGCAcgatgaattaatttttttaaagacaaatgCAATGGCCGAAGTAGAGCGACTCGGTAAGAAGATTGAAGCTGTTaatgaaaaagtcaaaaacatCAGTGAAGCAATAGAAAGCATGGAAAATTACAGCTACCAATATAATATAAAACTTGTTGGATTCCCCGAACTCTACGAACATAAATCGGCGAATGACACTGCGAAACTATGCCTCGAAATCTTTAAAGCCATCGGTGCAAGTGAATTAACTGGTCAAGATATTGATATCGCTCACCGTGTGCAATCAAGAAGTGACATTGGACCCAAACCAATTATCTGTAAATTCGTTCGAAGATTGGCGAAGGAAAATGTTATGAACCACCGACGAGAAGTGGAAAGTATTTCTCCCTCTACTCCGGCTTGCAGTGCGGAAACTTCTTTGCAGCAAGCCAAGATTTATGATCACTTAACACCAAGATTACAGCACCTCTTATCAGAAGCAAATAAATTCAAGACAGCGCATCAGTTTCAGTATTGTTGGGCGAAATATGGCCAGATTCTTTTTCGCAAGACGCAGGAATCTGGAGTGATCAAGCTGAAGTCAATTGAAGACTTGAGCAGGCTAACAAATAGTCTGGAACTTGAGTGAGATTATCTTGCCGAGCTAAGTacctgatattattttttattctgatAAATCTAGTTAAATCTAGAAAAGACGGCTTCctgtaaaaaaatcaatttgaaGGAAAGCTTAACACATTTGCCTTATTATGACTGCAAATACATTCCCTCTGTTCATCGCAGATTTAACAACCTTTTAGGTGACAATTTACCTTCAAAGAAAATCCTGCGGACGCTGCATAGTCTTTATGATTTCGATATCGTTAACATGAATTCATTTAATGCAAACATTGACCGGGCTAGTTGTCAATAAATTAACCTTGAATATCGAAAAAACTAACTATATCCATTCGTCCACGCCAAAAGGCTATTCCTTTTCATCCTAATATCATCCTaagtatctttgtggctttgtatgttcggatgtttgttgcaggggccaataaggttgaagctACTATGAGTTGATACGTAGAAGCCAATGAGATTTTGGTATCTTACCGTTAATGGCATTGGTTAAGGTCAAGCAAGGGCACTtagagaccgccatcttgattcttcccAATTTTTACGTCTTTTATTATCGCTAAAGGTGTTTAGAAACATAACATTGAAATATCAAACGCTGAGTACAATGATGTGGCTGTTGACGGGTCCATATTTAGTGTGGgtgctgcttcaagacatttgacctaattcggctatcgcgaacggtacaacgcacgtatttcataatttatgagttctgtttcacctgcttcaaggtagagtgttatgcgggtaatcttttagaggacgggtagcttgcaaaccaaactgaacgcagggttgtcggaacagcaacaagaagatttattccaaaaatgaacatagtttccacgaagtaaaactccacaacagcacgtaactcgttaaacttacacggcctccgccaacttcaattaacttgataaacttacacggcctccgccaacttgaataaacactgctttcgtcacacttgactaaacactaCTAACGTCGAACTCTcctcgcttgtgaaaactagttaaatcTTAACTCGGGCTCGCCTACTTATATGCGTTTTCGATAAGATTCTAGAACTTtcaaatagtctaattatagaaagattacaaaatataccgctttagGAACGCTTAcgcaagatcctaaaataaacgaactacgaactctcgcgaagcttctagaaagtcacgctagtcacgcaatacaacTTTTCGTAACATAACCCCCTTTCAGAAGAAATTTCCTAAATTTCCAATACAACAGAAAAATTTTTATCTAATGTACAACAGGGGTAGTCCGATGTCTCTCAGGTTACTCTTCTACTCGACTAAGATAGTCCGCTCCAACATTCTCTGATCCTTTGATGGCTTCTATCTTGAAATTGTGACTTTGTAGAAACATGGCCCATCGCATTAGTCGTGCGTTGGTATATTTTGCACTGTCCATGTACTTTAGCGGCTCGTGGTCTGTCTGCAGCACAAAAGGTACACCGTACAAATATAGATGAAATCTCTTGATTCCCCATACAATCGCAGGGCATTCTTTCTCGATTGTAGTGTAGTTGCGCCCTGCACTTGATAATTTCTTGCTTGCATAACAGACCGGGAATAATTTCTCATCGTGCGTTTGCATCAATACTGCTCCAATTCCATTGTTGGAAGCGTCCGTCCGTAAGAAATAGGTTTTAGCTGGATTGGGGAGACGTAGAATAGGTTCACTTGTTAAGTAAGACTTGATTGTTTGGTAGGCTTTCTCTTGTGCTTCACTCCACTCAACTTTATTGGGTTGGCCTTTCCTTGTGAGATCAGATAAGGGCGCTGCGATCGCTGCGAAGTTGGGAATAAAATCTCTGTAGTATCCTGCTAGACCCATAAATGACCGCACCTGTTTCTTTGTGCTTGGCCTTGGGgcatctttaattttctccacGTTATCCTGATGTAGACCAATCATTCCTTGCTCCAGTCGGTGACCTAGTAAATCTACACTGTTTACTCCGAATAAGCACTTCGTAGGTCTAATAGTCAACCCAGCTTGTACAAGGCGCGAAAACAGCTCTCTGTACTCGTAGCGACTGCTCCAACAGCTACTGCTCCTTCGACTGTAGTCTCCTCCCgctcaaaatactttttaaggAGGTTAGCGTGGTAAACTGCATAAGTAACTTGTTGTGGTCGGTAGGTAGCAGCACAAGCACTTTCTCACCTGGTTGAAACTTCCTAACCTTAGACTTGCGGTCGTAATAGTGCTTTCCTTTCTGCTGAGCTTTCTTCAGTTCACTATGGGCGAGTTAAAGGGTATCTTCTAACTTCTCTCGCAACTCGAAAACGTACTGGTAACTGTTCTTTACTTCAGGCTCCTCAACTTCTTTCGTCCACAGCTGTTTGAGTATAGTCATTGGTCCTCTAACACCTCTTCCATATAACAGCTCGAACGGCGAAAAACCAGTGGACTCTTGGGGGACCTCACGATAAGCAAACAACAGCGGGTTTATGTAGCGATGCCACTGTCTTGGCTGCTCACTACACAGTCTCTTCAGCATAGATTTCATTGTTCCGTTGAACTTCTCCGTCAATCCGTTTCACATCGGGTGATAGGGTGTTGCTGTAAGCTGTTTAATGCTTAGTAGTCGGGTAACTTCTCTCATACACTCCGAGACAAACTGTGTGCCCAGATCACTCAGGATTTCTTCGGGTACTCCTAGACGGCTGAAGATATCTACCAATGCTTCTGCTACAGTCTCCGTATCAATGTTCTTTAGTGGTACAGCCTCAGGGTAGCGAGTCGAAAAATCTACCAGCGTCAATATGTACCTGTGTCCGTCTTCACTCGGAGGACTGATAGGCCCAACAAGGTCTATTGCTGCTCTCTTAAAGGGCTTGTCAATTAGCGGCATCCTCTCTAACGGTACCCTCGGTACTGATCCCTTATTTACAGTCTTCTGACAAACGTCACAGGACTTGCAAAATCGAGTCACGTCACCTTGAATTCCAGGCCAATAAAACGCAATCTGGAtcttgtctgttgttttctttatccCCATATGACCGCCCATGATTGTTCCTGAGCTACTTCCATTATGGGGCGTCTCAGCTTCCCAGGTACCATGACTTGTTTAAGCGGTTTACCACCATTCACATAAGGGTGCTTGTACAGACGGTACAGTACTTcacatttttcttcaaatgaaatctctgcCTGACCCTTTACTAGTACATCGTCTCGATCCCAGTACTTGCGTAGACTCTCATCTTCACGCTGCATCTGCTTGAGCTTTTCTCTATCCACGATAGGGCTCTCACGGCTACTTGGCACCTTCAAGGCTGTGCGTTCATCCTTTTTCTTAGCTTGACTCCTTGTAGTCACTGCACAGGCCTCTTGCCAACTGGGGTCTGGATTTTGTGCGTCCCTGGCATCAGGTACGTTGCCAATAATTAAGTCGTAGATAGGATCTGAAAGGCACTGCGCTTCTACTTGGCCCTTAAGATAAGGCGTATCGACATAAATTCTTGCTATGGGCACCTTCCTTGCAGTGTTGTCAATAAGCAACATAACGTTAAAGTCTCCGGTGAACTGATCCTCGCCGACAAGGTCCTTCTTTACTACAACTCCACTGCAACCAGTATCTCTTAAAACGTCAACAGTCTTCTCTCCAACTCTACCCTTTACAACAGGCATCTTACTTCTTAGTCCAGTTATTAAAGGGTTCAACACAGGCATTACACAGCAACGGGACTTTCTTGCCACAGGCTAACAGAAGCTGATCATCTTGAATACACGACTTGACTTCCTCGGGGGTAGCGTTAAGATCGGGTGACTTAACCAAACAGCCAGCACTAACTTAACCACGTTGCACAGGGTTGCCATCCTTACCTTGGCCTCCTGACTTTCGTCCACCTGATCGACAGTTCCTCGCTTCATGACCTTGCTTGTTACACAGGAAACACCTTTTAGGTAGAGTTGGGCAGTTAATAGCTTTGTGTCCGCGGGCATTACACTTGTAACACTGGAGGGCTGTTGTGTCACTCTGTGCAGTCTTCGTTTCCTCCACCTTGGGCTGTACTTGTGGCTTCTTGCTCGCAGAGCTGAACAGATGCTTCCAGTGTGCTTCTAAGTACTGATCGGCA
The genomic region above belongs to Porites lutea chromosome 12, jaPorLute2.1, whole genome shotgun sequence and contains:
- the LOC140953648 gene encoding uncharacterized protein — translated: MAEVERLGKKIEAVNEKVKNISEAIESMENYSYQYNIKLVGFPELYEHKSANDTAKLCLEIFKAIGASELTGQDIDIAHRVQSRSDIGPKPIICKFVRRLAKENVMNHRREVESISPSTPACSAETSLQQAKIYDHLTPRLQHLLSEANKFKTAHQFQYCWAKYGQILFRKTQESGVIKLKSIEDLSRLTNSLELE